The following coding sequences lie in one Arabidopsis thaliana chromosome 3, partial sequence genomic window:
- a CDS encoding Phosphoglycerate mutase family protein (Phosphoglycerate mutase family protein; FUNCTIONS IN: catalytic activity; INVOLVED IN: metabolic process; LOCATED IN: cellular_component unknown; EXPRESSED IN: 17 plant structures; EXPRESSED DURING: 6 growth stages; CONTAINS InterPro DOMAIN/s: Histidine phosphatase superfamily, clade-1 (InterPro:IPR013078), Phosphoglycerate/bisphosphoglycerate mutase, active site (InterPro:IPR001345); BEST Arabidopsis thaliana protein match is: Phosphoglycerate mutase family protein (TAIR:AT1G08940.1); Has 1056 Blast hits to 1046 proteins in 414 species: Archae - 2; Bacteria - 582; Metazoa - 32; Fungi - 206; Plants - 86; Viruses - 0; Other Eukaryotes - 148 (source: NCBI BLink).), giving the protein MSPDNKLLPKRIILVRHGESEGNLDTAAYTTTPDHKIQLTDSGLLQAQEAGARLHALISSNPSSPEWRVYFYVSPYDRTRSTLREIGRSFSRRRVIGVREECRIREQDFGNFQVKERMRATKKVRERFGRFFYRFPEGESAADVFDRVSSFLESLWRDIDMNRLHINPSHELNFVIVSHGLTSRVFLMKWFKWSVEQFEGLNNPGNSEIRVMELGQGGDYSLAIHHTEEELATWGLSPEMIADQKWRANAHKGEWKEDCKWYFGDFFDHMADSDKECETEATEDREEEEEEEGKRVNLLTSSEYSNEPELYNGQCC; this is encoded by the exons ATGAGTCCGGACAATAAACTGCTTCCGAAGCGGATCATCCTTGTACGGCACGGTGAATCGGAAGGGAATCTCGACACGGCGGCGTATACAACGACGCCGGATCATAAGATCCAGTTAACGGATTCCGGTTTGCTTCAGGCGCAGGAAGCCGGAGCTCGTCTCCACGCTTTGATCTCTTCTAATCCTTCTTCACCGGAGTGGCGTGTGTACTTCTACGTTTCGCCGTACGATCGGACTCGATCTACGCTCCGGGAGATCGGACGGTCGTTCTCGCGTCGCCGTGTGATTGGTGTTCGCGAAGAATGTCGGATTAGGGAACAGGATTTTGGGAATTTTCAGGTTAAAGAGCGAATGAGAGCAACGAAAAAGGTCAGAGAGAGATTTGGCCGCTTTTTTTACCGGTTCCCGGAGGGAGAATCCGCCGCCGATGTCTTCGATCGCGTCTCCA GTTTTCTCGAGTCTCTATGGAGAGACATTGACATGAACAGACTGCACATCAACCCGTCTCATGAGCTAAACTTTGTGATTGTCTCACATGGCTTAACATCGCGTGTGTTTCTGATGAAATGGTTTAAGTGGTCAGTGGAACAGTTCGAGGGACTAAACAATCCAGGGAACAGTGAGATCAGAGTGATGGAATTAGGACAAGGCGGTGATTACAGCTTGGCGATTCATCACACAGAGGAAGAGTTAGCCACATGGGGACTGTCACCAGAGATGATTGCAGATCAAAAGTGGCGGGCTAACGCGCATAAAGGCGAATGGAAAGAAGATTGTAAGTGGTATTTTGGTGATTTCTTCGACCATATGGCAGATTCCGATAAAGAGTGCGAGACTGAGGCCACtgaagatagagaagaagaagaagaagaagaggggaAAAGGGTAAATCTGCTAACGAGTTCAGAATATAGCAATGAGCCAGAGTTATACAATGGACAATGCTGCTGA
- a CDS encoding GDSL-like Lipase/Acylhydrolase superfamily protein (GDSL-like Lipase/Acylhydrolase superfamily protein; FUNCTIONS IN: hydrolase activity, acting on ester bonds, carboxylesterase activity; INVOLVED IN: lipid metabolic process; LOCATED IN: apoplast; EXPRESSED IN: 19 plant structures; EXPRESSED DURING: 13 growth stages; CONTAINS InterPro DOMAIN/s: Lipase, GDSL (InterPro:IPR001087); BEST Arabidopsis thaliana protein match is: GDSL-like Lipase/Acylhydrolase superfamily protein (TAIR:AT1G54790.3); Has 3072 Blast hits to 3027 proteins in 86 species: Archae - 0; Bacteria - 41; Metazoa - 0; Fungi - 5; Plants - 3025; Viruses - 0; Other Eukaryotes - 1 (source: NCBI BLink).), with translation METLFHTLLRLLLFVAISHTLSPLAGSFRISNDFPAVFNFGDSNSDTGELSSGLGFLPQPSYEITFFRSPTSGRFCNGRLIVDFLMEAIDRPYLRPYLDSISRQTYRRGCNFAAAASTIQKANAASYSPFGFGVQVSQFITFKSKVLQLIQQDEELQRYLPSEYFFSNGLYMFDIGQNDIAGAFYTKTVDQVLALVPIILDIFQDGIKRLYAEGARNYWIHNTGPLGCLAQVVSIFGEDKSKLDEFGCVSDHNQAAKLFNLQLHGLFKKLPQQYPNSRFTYVDIFSIKSDLILNHSKYGFDHSIMVCCGTGGPPLNYDDQVGCGKTARSNGTIITAKPCYDSSKYVNWDGIHYTEAANRFVALHILTGKYSETASSLNL, from the exons ATGGAAACTCTTTTCCACACTCTTCTTAGATTATTACTATTCGTAGCCATCTCTCATACTCTGTCCCCTCTCGCCGGTTCTTTCCGGATTTCTAATGACTTTCCGGCGGTTTTCAACTTCGGAGACTCTAACTCTGACACCGGAGAACTTAGCTCGGGTCTTGGATTCCTTCCACAACCTTCCTATGAAATAACCTTCTTTAGATCTCCAACTTCCGGAAGATTCTGCAATGGACGTCTTATCGTCGATTTTCTAA tGGAAGCAATTGATCGACCATATTTGAGGCCTTATTTAGATTCGATAAGTCGACAAACTTACCGAAGAGGCTGCAATTTTGCTGCGGCTGCGTCAACGATTCAGAAGGCAAATGCTGCATCCTATAGCCCCTTTGGTTTTGGTGTTCAAGTCTCTCAATTCATCACCTTTAAGTCCAAAGTCCTTCAATTGATACAACAAG ATGAAGAGCTCCAAAGATACTTACCGTccgaatatttttttagtaatggATTGTATATGTTTGATATCGGACAAAATGATATTGCCGGAGCATTTTACACCAAGACAGTAGATCAAGTTCTTGCTCTGGTTCCTATAATCTTAGATATATTTCAAGATGGAATAAAG AGATTATATGCAGAGGGGGCAAGAAACTATTGGATACACAACACAGGACCACTTGGGTGTTTAGCACAAGTTGTGTCAATTTTTGGGGAAGACAAATCAAAGCTTGATGAGTTTGGTTGTGTCAGTGACCATAACCAAGCTGCTAAGCTTTTCAATTTGCAGCTTCATGGTCTTTTCAAAAAACTCCCTCAACAATATCCCAATTCCCGTTTCACATACGTAGATATCTTCTCTATCAAATCCGACCTCATCCTGAATCATTCCAAATATG GTTTTGATCATTCGATAATGGTATGTTGTGGAACCGGAGGACCACCACTGAACTACGATGATCAGGTTGGTTGCGGTAAGACAGCAAGATCAAATGGTACGATCATAACCGCCAAACCTTGTTATGATAGTTCCAAATATGTTAACTGGGACGGCATTCATTACACTGAAGCTGCAAATCGGTTTGTTGCACTACACATTCTCACCGGTAAATACTCTGAGACGGCGTCATCTTTGAATCTTTAG
- a CDS encoding D-aminoacid aminotransferase-like PLP-dependent enzymes superfamily protein (D-aminoacid aminotransferase-like PLP-dependent enzymes superfamily protein; FUNCTIONS IN: catalytic activity; INVOLVED IN: metabolic process; LOCATED IN: cellular_component unknown; EXPRESSED IN: 14 plant structures; EXPRESSED DURING: 7 growth stages; CONTAINS InterPro DOMAIN/s: Aminotransferase, class IV (InterPro:IPR001544); BEST Arabidopsis thaliana protein match is: D-aminoacid aminotransferase-like PLP-dependent enzymes superfamily protein (TAIR:AT5G27410.2); Has 12987 Blast hits to 12984 proteins in 2156 species: Archae - 154; Bacteria - 7776; Metazoa - 19; Fungi - 96; Plants - 317; Viruses - 0; Other Eukaryotes - 4625 (source: NCBI BLink).) has protein sequence MAEPEVIHSWSAPRSLSTSLMYSFAQRLDTEVVDEPLYASFLKATGFDRPYRDEVLSKMECNGEKVVKDVIYGSGSKKYRYCKHISKQRLFGLPSELMSRGKHFILIRNPLNILPSFEKVHPPSFLELGLGELVSIYSDLCQMGTPPAVIDADELQRDPETTLRGLCDDLEIPFQASMLKWKAGPIPEDGVWAPWWYKSVHESTGFSSPKKYPRTFPLSHYDLLERSLPLYNILRSHVKHSSSLLSSPLPPPSLPVPENAKLLAWVGDEILPREMAKVSVFDSVVQGGDSVWEGLRIYKGKIFKLEEHLDRLFDSAKALAFDNVPAREEVKEAIFRTLITNGMFDNTHIRLSLTRGKKVTSGMSPAYNRYGCTLIVLAEWKPPVYDNEGGIVLVTATTRRNSPNNLDSKIHHNNLLNNILAKIESNNTNAADAIMLDKDGYVSETNATNIFMVKKGCVLTPHADYCLPGITRATVMELVVKENFILEERRISLSEFHTANEVWTTGTMGELSPVVKIDGRVIGDGKVGPVTRTLQNAYKKLTEDSGVPIPTYQEP, from the exons ATGGCAGAACCGGAGGTGATTCACTCATGGTCTGCACCAAGATCTCTCAGCACCAGCCTCATGTACTCCTTTGCTCAG AGACTTGACACTGAAGTTGTCGACGAGCCGTTGTATGCATCATTTCTTAAAGCTACAGGTTTTGATAGGCCATACAGAGACGAAGTTCTCTCCAAGATG GAGTGCAATGGAGAGAAAGTTGTGAAAGATGTCATATATGGATCAGGATCTAAGAAGTACCGGTATTGTAAG CATATCTCGAAGCAGCGGCTTTTCGGTTTGCCAAGTGAACTGATGAGTAGAGGAAAGCATTTCATATTAATACGAAATCCTCTTAACATATTG CCTTCCTTTGAGAAGGTACACCCTCCATCATTTCTCGAATTAGGCTTGGGGGAATTAGTGTCGATATACAGTGATCTCTGTCAGATGGGAACACCACCAGCAGTCATCGATGCGGATGAGCTTCAGCGAGATCCCGag ACTACACTTCGCGGTCTTTGTGATGATTTGGAGATTCCATTTCAAGCCTCTATGCTTAA ATGGAAGGCTGGTCCTATACCAGAAGATGGAGTATGGGCACCATGGTGGTACAAGAGTGTTCACGAATCAACGGGTTTCTCATCTCCAAAGAAGTATCCTCGG ACATTCCCTTTGTCGCATTACGATTTGCTGGAGCGAAGTCTACCGCTTTACAACATTCTCAGGAGCCACGTGAAGCACAGTTCCTCCCTCTTGAGTAGTCCCTTGCCTCCTCCTAGTCTCCCAGTTCCTGAAAATGCAAAACTTCTTGCATGGGTCGGTGACGAGATTTTGCCTCGTGAAATGGCAAAG GTTTCTGTTTTTGACTCGGTTGTTCAAGGCGGTGACTCTGTATGGGAAGGACTTCGGATTTACAAGGGAAAGATATTCAAGCTTGAGGAACATCTAGATCG GTTGTTTGATTCAGCAAAGGCTCTGGCTTTCGATAATGTTCCAGCGCGTGAAGAG GTAAAAGAAGCAATCTTCAGAACTCTTATAACCAATGGTATGTTTGACAATACACATATCAGGTTGTCTCTAACTCGAGGCAAAAAG GTTACTTCTGGAATGAGCCCTGCATATAATCGATATGGGTGCACTCTTATTG TGCTTGCCGAATGGAAGCCTCCGGTATATGACAATGAAGGTGGAATTGTGCTGGTGACTGCAACCACACGCCGCAATTCGCCTAAT aATTTGGATTCCAAGATTCATCACAACAACCTTCTCAATAACATACTAGCAAAG ATTGAAAGTAACAACACGAATGCTGCTGACGCCATTATGCTTGACAAAGATGGTTATGTGTCTGAAACCAATGCAACCAACATT TTCATGGTGAAGAAAGGCTGTGTACTTACTCCTCACGCAGATTACTGTCTCCCTGGCATAACCAGAGCAACT gtAATGGAACTTGTGGTGAAAGAGAACTTCATcttagaagaaagaagaatcagtCTCTCCGAATTCCATACAGCTAATGAG gtATGGACAACAGGAACTATGGGAGAACTAAGCCCG GTTGTGAAAATCGATGGGCGTGTGATTGGTGACGGCAAAGTTGGACCGGTAACGAGAACACTGCAAAACGCTTACAAGAAACTGACAGAGGATTCAGGTGTGCCGATACCTACTTATCAAGAACCCTGA
- the ATL6 gene encoding RING/U-box superfamily protein (ATL6; FUNCTIONS IN: zinc ion binding; INVOLVED IN: response to chitin; LOCATED IN: plasma membrane; EXPRESSED IN: 22 plant structures; EXPRESSED DURING: 12 growth stages; CONTAINS InterPro DOMAIN/s: Zinc finger, RING-type (InterPro:IPR001841), Zinc finger, C3HC4 RING-type (InterPro:IPR018957); BEST Arabidopsis thaliana protein match is: carbon/nitrogen insensitive 1 (TAIR:AT5G27420.1); Has 9947 Blast hits to 9919 proteins in 286 species: Archae - 0; Bacteria - 0; Metazoa - 2610; Fungi - 790; Plants - 5036; Viruses - 50; Other Eukaryotes - 1461 (source: NCBI BLink).) — translation MRSSDHMAFAGVLPIVFLLILSSADLAASQSQPGPTNQPYNYGRLSPAMAVIVVILIAALFFMGFFSIYFRHCSGVPDAGVSPAGGARSRATVNAAARGLDVSVVETFPTFLYSDVKTQKLGKGELECAICLNEFEDDETLRLLPKCDHVFHPHCIDAWLEAHVTCPVCRANLAEQVAEGESVEPGGTEPDLELQQVVVNPEPVVTAPVPEQLVTSEVDSRRLPGVPVDLKRVKFSRSHTTGHSVVQPGECTERFTLRLPEDVRKRIMKDWKLNRTNSLLVLPRGGSSRRGKPIDRSRARSDRWLFRKTPSFLWRSRDDGSIRLGATGSVRASAVPNSTGSDSVRAGDRWAFLRNASFLWRNSSVHVPRGGVNKDGEGTSVKSTGASGSTSGSVRLPV, via the coding sequence atgaGAAGCTCCGATCATATGGCGTTTGCCGGCGTTTTGCCGATTGTTTTCTTGCTTATATTATCATCAGCGGATCTAGCAGCGAGTCAATCACAGCCCGGTCCAACAAATCAACCGTATAACTACGGCAGACTAAGTCCAGCCATGGCAGTGATCGTCGTGATCCTAATCGCTGCTCTCTTCTTCATGGGCTTCTTCTCTATCTACTTCCGTCACTGCTCAGGCGTACCAGACGCCGGTGTTTCTCCAGCTGGTGGAGCTAGATCCAGAGCAACCGTCAACGCGGCGGCGCGTGGTCTCGACGTTTCAGTTGTCGAGACTTTTCCTACGTTCTTGTACTCAGATGTGAAAACGCAGAAGCTTGGTAAAGGAGAGTTAGAGTGTGCGATATGTTTGAACGAGTTCGAAGACGACGAAACGCTGCGTTTGCTTCCCAAGTGTGATCACGTGTTTCATCCGCACTGCATCGATGCTTGGCTCGAGGCTCACGTGACTTGTCCCGTTTGCAGAGCGAATCTTGCTGAACAGGTAGCTGAAGGTGAGTCAGTTGAACCGGGAGGAACTGAACCGGATCTTGAATTGCAGCAGGTTGTGGTGAATCCTGAACCGGTGGTTACTGCACCGGTACCGGAACAATTGGTGACTAGTGAAGTCGATTCGAGGAGATTACCTGGTGTACCGGTGGATCTTAAAAGAGTTAAATTCTCGAGATCGCATACGACGGGACATTCGGTGGTTCAACCGGGAGAATGTACCGAACGGTTTACTCTTCGGTTACCGGAAGATGTGAGGAAGAGGATAATGAAGGATTGGAAATTGAACCGGACGAATAGTCTTCTGGTTCTTCCTAGAGGAGGGAGTTCGAGGAGAGGTAAACCGATTGACCGGTCAAGGGCTCGGTCTGATCGATGGTTGTTTCGTAAAACGCCTTCGTTTCTGTGGAGGAGTCGTGATGATGGTTCGATTAGGTTAGGTGCTACCGGTAGCGTTCGAGCCAGTGCTGTACCGAATTCAACCGGTAGTGATTCGGTACGTGCAGGAGACCGGTGGGCTTTTCTTAGAAACGCGTCGTTTTTGTGGAGGAACTCTTCGGTACATGTGCCAAGAGGAGGAGTCAATAAAGACGGCGAAGGAACTTCGGTTAAATCGACCGGTGCAAGTGGCTCAACTAGCGGTTCGGTGAGATTACCGGTTTAg
- the ERCC1 gene encoding nucleotide repair protein encodes MANEDDDGEKSRSLHQQIARKPKTQIVIGVPSYQEVLESSQTKSTPPSLFKPSQSFSQAFAFVKSSDVYSPPPPSSAAASSSQPSGASQVPHSSSQTHQTDGASSSSTPVATGSVPSNTTQNRNAILVSHRQKGNPLLKHIRNVKWVFSDIIPDYVLGQNSCALYLSLRYHLLHPDYLYFRIRELQKNFKLSVVLCHVDVEDTVKPLLEVTKTALLHDCTLLCAWSMTECARYLETIKVYENKPADLIQGQMDTDYLSRLNHSLTSIRHVNKSDVVTLGSTFGVELKRPYVQLL; translated from the exons ATGGCGAACGAAGACGACGACGGTGAGAAATCCAGAAGTCTGCACCAACAGATTGCtagaaaacccaaaacccaGATCGTGATTGGTGTGCCATCGTACCAGGAAGTTTTGGAAAGCTCACAGACGAAGTCCACGCCTCCATCTCTCTTCAAGCCTTCCCAGAGTTTCTCTCAGGCTTTCGCTTTCGTCAAGTCGTCCGACGTCtactctcctcctcctccttcctcCGCAGCCGCCTCTTCTTCTCAGCCGTCGGGCGCTTCTCAGGTGCCCCACAGTTCAAG CCAAACGCATCAAACTGATGGagcctcatcttcttctactcctGTAGCCACTGGCTCTGTACCATCAAACACAACTCAAAATCGTAACGCTATTCTCGTTAGCCATCGACAG AAAGGAAACCCGCTTCTTAAACATATCAGGAATGTGAAATGGGTTTTCTCAGATATCATTCCAGATTACGTGCTTGGTCAAAACTCTTGCGCTTTGTATTTAAG CTTGCGGTATCATCTCCTACATCCGGATTACCTCTATTTCCGCATTAGGGAACTACAAAAGAATTTCAAGCTAAGTGTTGTTCTTTGCCATGTCGACGTG GAAGATACGGTGAAACCGTTGCTTGAAGTCACAAAAACCGCTCTACTTCATGATTGCACTCTATTGTGTGCCTGGAG CATGACAGAATGTGCCCGTTATTTGGAAACGATAAAAGTCTATGAAAACAAACCTGCAGATCTCATCCAAGGCCAAATGGATACAGATTACCTTTCACGG CTAAACCATTCTCTTACAAGCATTCGACATGTAAACAAGAGCGATGTAGTTACACTTGGTTCTACATTCGGGGTTGAGCTAAAAAGACCTTATGTCCAGTTATTGtga
- the ERCC1 gene encoding nucleotide repair protein (ERCC1; FUNCTIONS IN: 5'-flap endonuclease activity; INVOLVED IN: in 6 processes; LOCATED IN: nucleus; EXPRESSED IN: 23 plant structures; EXPRESSED DURING: 13 growth stages; CONTAINS InterPro DOMAIN/s: Helix-hairpin-helix DNA-binding motif, class 1 (InterPro:IPR003583), DNA repair protein rad10 (InterPro:IPR004579), RuvA domain 2-like (InterPro:IPR010994); Has 658 Blast hits to 452 proteins in 188 species: Archae - 0; Bacteria - 4; Metazoa - 166; Fungi - 153; Plants - 44; Viruses - 0; Other Eukaryotes - 291 (source: NCBI BLink).): MANEDDDGEKSRSLHQQIARKPKTQIVIGVPSYQEVLESSQTKSTPPSLFKPSQSFSQAFAFVKSSDVYSPPPPSSAAASSSQPSGASQVPHSSSQTHQTDGASSSSTPVATGSVPSNTTQNRNAILVSHRQKGNPLLKHIRNVKWVFSDIIPDYVLGQNSCALYLSLRYHLLHPDYLYFRIRELQKNFKLSVVLCHVDVEDTVKPLLEVTKTALLHDCTLLCAWSMTECARYLETIKVYENKPADLIQGQMDTDYLSRLNHSLTSIRHVNKSDVVTLGSTFGSLAHIIDASMEDLARCPGIGERKVKRLYDTFHEPFKRATSSYPSVVEPPIPEAPVEKDVNSEEPVEEDEDFVEDSRKRKKKEPEPEKTVKTALSAVFARYSDRLSKKKEKQKEKDTTTASDAETHQN, translated from the exons ATGGCGAACGAAGACGACGACGGTGAGAAATCCAGAAGTCTGCACCAACAGATTGCtagaaaacccaaaacccaGATCGTGATTGGTGTGCCATCGTACCAGGAAGTTTTGGAAAGCTCACAGACGAAGTCCACGCCTCCATCTCTCTTCAAGCCTTCCCAGAGTTTCTCTCAGGCTTTCGCTTTCGTCAAGTCGTCCGACGTCtactctcctcctcctccttcctcCGCAGCCGCCTCTTCTTCTCAGCCGTCGGGCGCTTCTCAGGTGCCCCACAGTTCAAG CCAAACGCATCAAACTGATGGagcctcatcttcttctactcctGTAGCCACTGGCTCTGTACCATCAAACACAACTCAAAATCGTAACGCTATTCTCGTTAGCCATCGACAG AAAGGAAACCCGCTTCTTAAACATATCAGGAATGTGAAATGGGTTTTCTCAGATATCATTCCAGATTACGTGCTTGGTCAAAACTCTTGCGCTTTGTATTTAAG CTTGCGGTATCATCTCCTACATCCGGATTACCTCTATTTCCGCATTAGGGAACTACAAAAGAATTTCAAGCTAAGTGTTGTTCTTTGCCATGTCGACGTG GAAGATACGGTGAAACCGTTGCTTGAAGTCACAAAAACCGCTCTACTTCATGATTGCACTCTATTGTGTGCCTGGAG CATGACAGAATGTGCCCGTTATTTGGAAACGATAAAAGTCTATGAAAACAAACCTGCAGATCTCATCCAAGGCCAAATGGATACAGATTACCTTTCACGG CTAAACCATTCTCTTACAAGCATTCGACATGTAAACAAGAGCGATGTAGTTACACTTGGTTCTACATTCGGG TCTCTTGCTCATATAATCGATGCATCCATGGAAGATTTAGCACGTTGTCCCGGGATTGGCGAACGTAAG GTGAAGCGGTTGTATGATACATTCCACGAGCCTTTCAAGCGTGCAACTTCGAGCTACCCGTCTGTTGTAGAACCACCAATCCCGGAAGCTCCAGTTGAGAAGGATGTGAACTCAGAGGAACCTgttgaagaagacgaggatTTTGTGGAGGACTCGAGAAAACGCAAGAAGAAGGAGCCCGAGCCCGAGAAAACTGTGAAGACCGCACTCTCTGCTGTTTTTGCTCGTTACTCTGATAGACTTAgcaagaaaaaggagaaacagaaGGAGAAAGATACAACAACGGCGTCAGATGCTGAAACCCACCAAAATTAA